A stretch of Flavobacterium sp. N2270 DNA encodes these proteins:
- a CDS encoding aldehyde dehydrogenase, whose translation METIFKRQQDFFNTNQTKNIEFRKKQLKKLKTVLLNNNSLLNEATFKDFKKSAFENYTTEISLLIHEIDLALSGLSSWSKRKKVATNFANFPAKSYIIPEPLGTVLVIGAWNYPIQLSIAPVIAAIAAGNTIVLKPSEIASHVSKALAKLINFNFEENYFHVVEGGIAETTELLHFKFDKIFFTGSSTVGKIVYQAAAKNLIPVTLELGGKSPTIVAKDANLKMAVKRIVWAKFLNAGQTCIAPDYIFVDESIEKHFLELLKLEIVKANYSIQNDNYVQIINDKNVQRLTRLINTDKVFFGGQVHEKERLIEPTVMHNCTFNDLVMQEEIFGPILPVIKYTNINEVIVKIKSLPKPLSCYVFTESNSVKNTVLNEISFGGGAVNDAIMHISNSNLPFGGVGNSGMGSYHSKYGFDTFSHYKSILDKPTWLEFNFKYSPYTNLKKKLIKLLLG comes from the coding sequence ATGGAAACTATTTTTAAAAGACAACAAGATTTTTTTAATACTAATCAAACAAAAAATATTGAGTTTAGAAAAAAGCAATTAAAAAAATTAAAAACTGTTTTGTTAAACAATAATTCCTTGCTAAATGAGGCTACTTTTAAAGATTTTAAAAAATCAGCTTTTGAAAATTATACCACAGAAATTAGCTTGCTTATTCATGAGATTGACTTGGCGTTAAGTGGTTTGTCTTCTTGGTCAAAAAGAAAAAAGGTAGCAACAAATTTCGCAAATTTCCCTGCTAAATCATATATTATACCAGAACCTTTAGGTACAGTCTTAGTAATAGGTGCTTGGAATTACCCTATTCAATTGTCTATTGCGCCTGTAATTGCTGCTATTGCTGCAGGAAACACCATTGTTTTAAAACCAAGCGAGATAGCTTCTCACGTAAGTAAAGCCTTAGCAAAATTGATAAATTTTAACTTTGAAGAAAATTATTTTCATGTGGTTGAAGGCGGAATAGCTGAAACTACAGAATTATTACATTTTAAATTCGATAAAATATTTTTTACAGGAAGTTCAACTGTTGGTAAAATTGTATATCAGGCTGCTGCAAAAAATTTAATTCCAGTTACTTTAGAGTTAGGTGGAAAAAGCCCAACAATTGTAGCTAAAGATGCTAATTTAAAGATGGCTGTAAAACGTATTGTTTGGGCAAAATTTTTAAATGCAGGTCAAACCTGCATTGCTCCAGATTATATTTTTGTAGATGAATCTATTGAAAAGCACTTTTTAGAATTATTAAAACTAGAAATTGTAAAAGCCAATTATAGTATACAAAATGATAATTATGTTCAAATTATTAACGATAAAAATGTGCAACGTTTGACAAGGTTAATTAATACAGATAAAGTTTTTTTTGGAGGACAAGTACATGAAAAAGAACGACTTATTGAGCCTACAGTAATGCATAATTGTACGTTTAATGATCTAGTTATGCAAGAAGAAATTTTTGGACCTATATTGCCAGTGATTAAGTATACAAATATTAATGAAGTAATAGTAAAGATTAAATCTTTGCCAAAACCATTATCTTGTTATGTTTTTACAGAGAGTAATTCAGTTAAAAATACTGTTTTAAATGAAATTTCCTTTGGAGGAGGGGCTGTTAATGATGCTATTATGCATATTTCTAATTCTAATTTACCTTTTGGAGGAGTTGGAAATAGTGGTATGGGAAGTTATCATAGTAAATATGGTTTTGATACTTTTTCTCATTATAAAAGTATTTTAGACAAACCTACTTGGCTAGAGTTTAATTTTAAATATTCACCTTATACTAATTTAAAGAAGAAGCTTATAAAGTTATTGTTAGGTTAA
- a CDS encoding sensor histidine kinase: MQFSEKRNISRWFIILASFFIVILILWNTYNFFQIFKVEERTKMELWATAQKTLVNANENTEVELPLQIISANSSSPMILTNSENKIINSNNIDEEVQADSIALSNLLKTLKTENEPIKMELSENNYQLLYYGNSSLLNKLKYYPIALLLIIILFGAVVYNFYRATKMATQNKLWAGMAKETAHQIGTPLSSLIGWLELLKMENIEESTLSEIEKDINRLQTITDRFSKIGSEPVLEKKDFIEETLNSIEYLKSRTSKQVVFTIKVPKEPIYIELNPALHSWTIENLVKNAIDAMKGKGKLDITIEESNNIVKLRIKDSGKGIPKNQFNKVFEPGFTTKKRGWGLGLSLTKRIVQEYHKGRIKVAQSEIGKGTTMQLSFKKP; the protein is encoded by the coding sequence ATGCAGTTTTCCGAAAAGCGAAATATTTCACGTTGGTTCATCATATTAGCCTCTTTTTTTATTGTTATTCTAATTTTATGGAATACCTATAACTTTTTTCAAATTTTTAAAGTTGAAGAAAGAACCAAAATGGAATTGTGGGCAACTGCACAAAAAACATTAGTAAATGCTAATGAAAATACCGAAGTAGAATTACCTCTTCAGATAATTAGCGCGAACTCATCAAGTCCAATGATTCTAACAAATAGCGAAAATAAAATAATCAATTCTAACAATATTGATGAAGAAGTTCAAGCAGACAGTATTGCCTTATCTAACTTGTTAAAAACATTAAAAACAGAAAATGAACCTATTAAAATGGAGCTTTCTGAAAATAATTACCAGTTGCTTTATTATGGCAATTCTTCATTATTAAATAAATTAAAATACTATCCTATTGCGCTTTTGTTAATCATTATTTTATTTGGAGCTGTTGTTTATAACTTTTACAGAGCTACAAAAATGGCAACTCAAAATAAATTATGGGCAGGAATGGCAAAAGAAACAGCACATCAAATAGGAACTCCTTTATCTTCATTAATCGGCTGGCTTGAACTCTTAAAAATGGAAAACATAGAAGAAAGTACGTTATCTGAAATTGAAAAAGATATTAACCGATTACAAACAATAACCGATCGTTTTTCTAAAATTGGTTCGGAACCTGTATTAGAGAAAAAAGATTTTATTGAAGAAACTTTGAATTCAATTGAATATTTAAAATCTAGAACATCAAAACAAGTTGTTTTCACTATTAAAGTTCCTAAAGAACCTATTTACATTGAATTGAACCCAGCATTACATAGTTGGACTATTGAAAATTTAGTTAAAAATGCAATTGACGCAATGAAAGGAAAAGGAAAATTAGATATAACAATTGAAGAATCAAATAATATAGTAAAACTTAGAATTAAAGATTCTGGCAAAGGAATTCCAAAAAATCAATTCAACAAAGTATTTGAACCTGGTTTTACAACCAAAAAAAGAGGTTGGGGATTAGGTTTGTCTTTAACCAAAAGAATTGTACAAGAATACCATAAAGGAAGAATAAAAGTAGCTCAATCTGAAATTGGAAAAGGCACTACTATGCAGTTAAGTTTTAAAAAACCTTAA
- a CDS encoding flavin reductase family protein: MLSINPKEIEPAKLQSYLQSAVAPRPIAFASTLDENGTPNLSPFSFFNVFSSNPPILIFSPARRVRNNTVKHTLINVQNTKEVVINIVNYDIVQQMSLSSTEYPDGVNEFEKSGLTMVASDVVKPFRVAESPVQFECKVNDIIALGNQGGAGNLVICEVVKIHIHEAVLDANGMIDQHKIDLVARMGANWYSRSNVGMFEVEKPLSTLGIGVDNVPDFVKQSSIFNGNDLGKLGNIEAIPTEEEIAIFVKENFEIKGILSADDAQKQLKKAKEYLDNNEVLTAWKVLLAKQ, from the coding sequence ATGTTGTCAATCAATCCAAAAGAAATAGAACCAGCAAAACTGCAAAGTTATTTGCAAAGTGCAGTTGCACCAAGACCTATTGCGTTTGCTAGTACACTTGATGAAAATGGTACGCCAAATTTATCTCCTTTTAGTTTTTTTAATGTATTCAGTTCAAATCCACCTATATTGATATTTTCTCCTGCAAGAAGGGTTAGAAATAATACAGTTAAACATACATTAATAAATGTTCAGAATACAAAAGAAGTTGTAATAAACATAGTTAATTATGATATTGTACAACAAATGTCTCTTTCAAGTACAGAATATCCAGATGGCGTAAATGAATTTGAAAAGTCAGGGTTAACAATGGTTGCTTCAGATGTTGTAAAACCATTTAGAGTTGCTGAAAGTCCGGTTCAGTTTGAATGCAAGGTAAACGATATTATTGCGCTTGGGAATCAAGGTGGAGCAGGGAATTTGGTTATTTGTGAAGTAGTTAAAATACATATTCATGAAGCGGTTTTAGATGCTAATGGTATGATTGATCAACATAAAATTGATTTGGTTGCAAGAATGGGTGCCAACTGGTACTCTCGTTCAAATGTAGGTATGTTTGAGGTTGAAAAACCATTATCTACTTTAGGAATTGGAGTTGATAATGTTCCAGATTTTGTAAAACAAAGCTCAATTTTTAATGGAAATGATTTAGGGAAGTTAGGAAATATTGAAGCTATTCCTACAGAAGAAGAAATTGCTATATTTGTAAAAGAAAATTTTGAGATAAAAGGAATTTTAAGTGCTGATGATGCTCAAAAGCAATTGAAAAAAGCAAAAGAATATTTAGATAATAACGAAGTACTAACCGCTTGGAAAGTGCTTTTAGCAAAACAATAA
- the aat gene encoding leucyl/phenylalanyl-tRNA--protein transferase, producing MYFLTKELYFPPVEETSPEGILAVGGDLSPERLMLAYKSGIFPWFEDDEPILWWSPEERMVLFFDDLKISKSMRSILKKNEFKITFNKDFKAVITNCQQAKRVGQNGTWITDDMINAYCKLHELGYAKSVEVWKNEELVGGLYGIDLGDVFCGESMFSKVSNASKVAFITLAQKLEKANYKLIDCQVHNSHLESLGCVEIDREEFMAILKF from the coding sequence ATGTATTTCCTAACTAAAGAACTTTATTTTCCACCTGTAGAAGAAACTTCACCTGAAGGCATTTTGGCTGTTGGCGGAGATTTGTCGCCAGAGCGGTTAATGTTGGCTTATAAAAGCGGTATTTTTCCTTGGTTTGAAGATGATGAACCTATTTTATGGTGGTCTCCAGAAGAACGCATGGTATTGTTTTTCGATGATTTGAAAATTTCAAAAAGCATGCGTAGTATTTTAAAGAAAAATGAATTTAAAATTACTTTTAATAAAGACTTTAAAGCGGTAATTACCAATTGTCAACAAGCAAAAAGAGTTGGTCAAAACGGAACTTGGATTACCGATGACATGATAAATGCCTATTGTAAATTACATGAGTTAGGTTATGCAAAATCTGTAGAGGTTTGGAAGAACGAAGAACTCGTTGGTGGTTTATACGGAATAGACTTAGGTGATGTTTTTTGTGGTGAAAGTATGTTTTCTAAAGTTTCAAACGCTAGTAAAGTTGCTTTTATAACACTGGCTCAAAAGCTAGAAAAAGCAAATTATAAATTAATAGATTGCCAAGTGCATAATAGTCATTTAGAAAGTCTGGGTTGTGTAGAAATTGACCGTGAAGAGTTTATGGCAATTTTGAAGTTTTAA
- a CDS encoding VF530 family protein: MSNDPLHGKSLKTIVEQLVDFYGFDTLGELINIKCFKENPSVKSSLTFLRKTDWARKKVEELYVRSLKKF, encoded by the coding sequence ATGAGTAACGATCCATTACACGGAAAATCTTTAAAAACTATTGTAGAACAACTGGTCGACTTTTACGGATTTGATACTTTAGGAGAATTGATAAACATAAAATGTTTTAAAGAGAATCCGTCTGTAAAATCGAGTTTAACTTTTTTACGAAAAACCGATTGGGCGAGAAAAAAAGTAGAAGAATTGTATGTAAGGAGTTTGAAGAAGTTTTAG
- a CDS encoding DNA-3-methyladenine glycosylase I yields MNKNRCAWCEKDDLYRNYHDNEWGKPVYNDATLFEFLILETFQAGLSWHTILKKRENFRKAFDQFDVKKVAAYNDKKLHILIEDTGIIRNQLKIKSAVSNAQAFIKIQEEFGSFSKYIWAFVDGKPIDNKPQTLKDVPATTPLSDALSKDLKKRGFKFVGSTVVYAHMQATGMVNDHVVDCFTRKNN; encoded by the coding sequence ATGAATAAAAACAGATGTGCTTGGTGCGAAAAAGATGATTTATATAGAAATTATCATGATAACGAATGGGGAAAACCTGTTTATAACGATGCAACGTTATTTGAATTTCTAATTTTAGAAACATTTCAAGCAGGTCTAAGCTGGCATACCATTCTTAAAAAAAGAGAGAATTTTAGAAAAGCTTTTGATCAATTTGATGTAAAGAAAGTTGCTGCTTATAACGATAAGAAACTTCATATTTTAATTGAAGACACCGGAATCATTAGAAATCAGTTGAAAATAAAATCTGCGGTAAGCAATGCGCAAGCGTTTATAAAAATACAGGAAGAATTTGGAAGTTTTTCAAAATACATTTGGGCTTTTGTTGATGGAAAACCTATTGACAACAAACCACAAACTTTAAAAGATGTTCCAGCAACTACTCCACTTTCAGATGCGTTGAGTAAAGATTTAAAAAAACGCGGTTTCAAGTTTGTAGGTTCAACTGTAGTTTACGCACACATGCAAGCCACAGGAATGGTAAACGACCATGTTGTGGATTGTTTCACCCGAAAAAATAATTAA
- the greA gene encoding transcription elongation factor GreA, giving the protein MSKVSYYTAEGLKKLRDELDHLKSIERPKASQDIADARDKGDLSENAEYDAAKEAQGLLEMKISKMEEVVANARLIDESQLDLSKVLVLSTVKIKNQVNGMEMIYTLVAESEADLKTGKISVTSPIGKGLLGKSVGDVAEISVPNGVIKFDIVEITRS; this is encoded by the coding sequence ATGAGTAAAGTATCATATTATACGGCAGAAGGGTTAAAAAAATTAAGAGATGAATTAGATCACTTAAAAAGTATTGAGCGCCCTAAAGCTTCACAGGATATTGCAGACGCAAGAGACAAAGGTGATTTGTCTGAAAATGCAGAGTACGACGCAGCAAAAGAAGCACAAGGGTTATTGGAGATGAAAATTTCTAAAATGGAAGAAGTTGTGGCTAATGCAAGATTAATTGATGAATCGCAATTGGATCTTTCAAAAGTTCTTGTTTTGTCAACGGTTAAAATTAAAAATCAAGTTAACGGTATGGAAATGATCTATACTTTAGTTGCTGAAAGTGAAGCGGATTTAAAAACAGGGAAAATCTCTGTAACTTCTCCTATTGGAAAAGGTTTGTTAGGAAAAAGTGTTGGAGATGTTGCTGAAATAAGTGTTCCAAATGGAGTTATTAAGTTTGATATTGTTGAAATTACAAGAAGCTAA
- a CDS encoding HIT family protein — MASIFTKIVNGEIPCYKIAEDENFLAFLDVNPNAKGHALCIPKQEINKIFDMEEDLYMGLMAFSRKVAKALEKTIECKRIGVAVVGLEVPHVHVHLIPLQDMDDMRFQRKVTLKTEEFEDIANRIAKNM, encoded by the coding sequence ATGGCAAGTATTTTTACTAAAATTGTAAACGGAGAAATCCCATGTTATAAAATTGCTGAAGATGAAAATTTTCTAGCTTTTTTAGACGTAAACCCTAATGCAAAAGGGCATGCACTTTGTATTCCAAAACAAGAAATTAATAAGATTTTTGATATGGAAGAAGATTTGTACATGGGTTTAATGGCTTTTTCTAGAAAAGTAGCAAAAGCACTTGAAAAAACAATTGAATGTAAAAGAATTGGTGTTGCTGTTGTAGGTTTAGAAGTGCCACACGTTCATGTTCATTTAATTCCACTACAAGATATGGATGATATGCGTTTTCAGCGAAAAGTAACACTTAAAACTGAAGAATTTGAAGATATCGCAAATAGAATAGCAAAAAATATGTAA
- a CDS encoding DUF3127 domain-containing protein, with translation MEVTGKIKLINDVQQISASFKKRELVVTTEEQYPQMIMIEFTQDKCDLLNNYNVGEPVKVSINLRGREWINPQGEAKYFNSIQGWRIEKLAAQAPAGNVPPMPAADAFEPATNFNEEEHDDLPF, from the coding sequence ATGGAAGTAACAGGAAAGATTAAATTGATTAATGATGTACAACAAATTAGTGCTTCATTTAAGAAAAGAGAATTAGTAGTGACTACTGAAGAGCAATATCCTCAAATGATAATGATTGAGTTTACTCAAGATAAATGTGATTTATTAAACAATTATAATGTTGGGGAACCAGTTAAAGTCTCAATTAACTTAAGAGGAAGAGAATGGATTAATCCACAAGGTGAAGCGAAGTATTTCAACTCTATTCAAGGATGGAGAATTGAAAAATTAGCAGCGCAAGCGCCTGCAGGAAATGTACCGCCAATGCCAGCTGCTGATGCTTTTGAACCAGCAACTAATTTTAATGAAGAAGAACACGACGATTTACCTTTCTAA